One window from the genome of Pseudobdellovibrionaceae bacterium encodes:
- the rpmA gene encoding 50S ribosomal protein L27 has translation MASKKAAGSTKNGRDSQSKRLGVKRFGGQNVKPGTIIVRQRGTQFHAGNNVKLGRDYTIFSLIDGQVKFERLDKRRMKVSVYPAQIAAS, from the coding sequence ATGGCATCGAAAAAAGCAGCGGGTAGTACTAAGAACGGAAGAGACTCCCAGAGTAAAAGATTAGGTGTTAAGCGATTTGGTGGACAAAACGTAAAGCCAGGTACGATCATCGTTCGTCAAAGAGGAACTCAGTTCCATGCTGGTAACAATGTGAAGCTTGGACGCGATTACACTATTTTTTCTTTGATTGATGGTCAGGTGAAGTTTGAGAGATTGGATAAAAGACGCATGAAAGTGAGTGTGT
- the rplU gene encoding 50S ribosomal protein L21 → MYAIVRAGGKQYKVKAGDVFKVEKMDKEVGSEFDLTEVLFIGGEKVLVGVPNIENALVKVVVSKQAKAPKIVVLKKKRRQGYRKLQGHRQSFTELFVKEIAAPGLTSKADKEPKLYTVEAVAAAKKAKAEGATEKKAVKKSASKKTAKKTAKKVAKKTTTKKTTAKKSTSKKKATKKASK, encoded by the coding sequence ATGTACGCGATCGTACGCGCTGGTGGAAAACAGTATAAAGTTAAAGCAGGCGATGTTTTTAAAGTTGAGAAGATGGACAAAGAAGTGGGTTCAGAGTTTGACCTTACTGAAGTTCTTTTTATTGGTGGCGAAAAAGTTTTAGTAGGTGTTCCTAATATTGAAAACGCTCTTGTAAAAGTGGTTGTTTCCAAACAAGCGAAGGCTCCTAAAATTGTCGTATTAAAGAAAAAGCGTCGTCAAGGTTACAGAAAACTTCAAGGTCACAGACAATCATTTACAGAGTTATTTGTAAAAGAGATCGCAGCACCAGGTTTAACAAGCAAAGCGGACAAAGAGCCAAAGCTTTACACAGTTGAAGCCGTAGCTGCGGCAAAGAAAGCGAAAGCTGAAGGCGCAACTGAGAAGAAAGCCGTAAAAAAATCCGCAAGCAAAAAGACGGCAAAGAAGACAGCTAAAAAAGTAGCTAAGAAGACAACAACTAAAAAAACAACTGCTAAGAAATCGACTTCTAAAAAGAAGGCGACTAAAAAGGCTTCCAAATAA
- a CDS encoding Rne/Rng family ribonuclease, giving the protein MSSKIMINVRPNQTRVAYLENENLIDFQIEKTRSPTLVGSVFRGKVMRVLPGMQAAFVDIGLDRAAFLYVGDIRVDQETANQLEIDEDEGDPVAASTDKTQNAVEETVTAIQAETTRIPIQDLIKEGQHVLCQVAKDPLGTKGARITTHISLPGRTLVYMPTVPHFGVSKKIEDEEEKNRLRSLITKIKPKGGVIIRTAGEGVSEESLRSDLEYLGRVWKEVQKSYEKRKTPGQIHKEPDLEIRALRDFLNQDVTDVLIDDKKTYRKVLNFVTQFLPKYKNIIKLYEGTHPMFDLYNIDLEITRSLDRKIWLKSGGYLVFDEAEALVVVDVNTGKYVGKKDIDETILQTNMEAVKEIAHQLRIRNCGGIIIIDLIDMSKEAHREQVLNLLIEELKLDRAKTTVTAISGLGLVEMTRKRIRPSLTSTLCEPCGYCEGTGYIKRPMTVASEIFRSLERQREGFDQNKMAIVKCHSDVADWVYEEESDSLDDVENRIAAPIVFKVEPKFHIEEYAIDIVDK; this is encoded by the coding sequence TTGAGTTCAAAAATTATGATCAACGTAAGGCCTAACCAAACTAGAGTGGCCTATTTAGAAAATGAAAACCTAATAGACTTTCAAATTGAAAAGACCAGATCGCCAACGCTTGTGGGTTCGGTCTTTCGTGGTAAGGTCATGCGAGTGCTTCCTGGGATGCAAGCGGCATTTGTAGACATTGGTCTGGACCGCGCAGCGTTCCTCTATGTGGGTGACATTCGTGTGGACCAAGAGACCGCCAACCAGCTTGAGATTGATGAAGACGAGGGCGATCCTGTTGCTGCGTCTACAGATAAAACTCAAAACGCTGTAGAAGAAACCGTAACCGCGATCCAAGCAGAAACCACTAGAATCCCTATTCAAGATTTGATCAAAGAGGGGCAGCATGTTTTGTGTCAAGTGGCCAAAGACCCTTTAGGGACAAAAGGCGCAAGGATCACCACGCATATTTCTTTACCAGGTAGAACTTTGGTGTATATGCCGACAGTTCCTCACTTTGGTGTATCCAAAAAAATTGAAGACGAAGAGGAAAAAAACAGACTCCGAAGTTTAATCACAAAGATCAAACCCAAAGGGGGTGTGATCATTAGAACAGCTGGCGAAGGGGTTTCTGAAGAGTCATTGCGTTCAGATCTTGAGTATTTGGGACGGGTATGGAAAGAAGTGCAAAAGAGTTACGAAAAAAGAAAAACTCCTGGGCAAATCCATAAGGAACCTGATCTGGAAATACGGGCTTTGCGTGATTTTTTAAATCAGGATGTTACCGACGTCTTAATTGATGACAAAAAAACTTACCGTAAAGTTTTAAACTTTGTAACACAGTTTTTGCCTAAATATAAAAATATTATTAAATTATACGAAGGCACCCATCCCATGTTTGATCTTTACAACATCGACTTGGAAATTACGAGGTCTTTAGACAGAAAAATATGGCTCAAGTCAGGTGGATATTTGGTTTTTGATGAGGCCGAAGCTTTAGTGGTTGTGGACGTGAACACGGGTAAATATGTGGGAAAAAAGGACATTGACGAAACCATCTTGCAAACCAATATGGAAGCAGTCAAAGAGATCGCCCACCAGCTTAGGATTAGAAATTGTGGTGGGATTATCATTATTGATTTGATTGATATGTCTAAAGAAGCTCACCGTGAACAGGTGCTCAACTTGTTGATTGAAGAGTTAAAACTAGATCGTGCTAAGACCACAGTGACGGCGATTTCTGGTTTAGGCCTAGTGGAAATGACAAGAAAAAGAATCCGACCCAGTCTCACCTCCACACTGTGTGAACCCTGTGGATACTGTGAAGGAACAGGATACATCAAACGCCCAATGACAGTGGCTAGCGAAATTTTTCGGTCCCTAGAGCGTCAACGTGAAGGATTTGACCAAAATAAAATGGCCATCGTGAAGTGCCACTCTGATGTGGCGGATTGGGTTTATGAAGAGGAATCTGACAGTTTGGATGATGTGGAAAATCGCATCGCAGCCCCTATTGTCTTTAAGGTGGAGCCTAAATTCCATATTGAAGAGTACGCGATTGATATCGTAGACAAATAA
- a CDS encoding type IV pilus twitching motility protein PilT produces the protein MAQIDGLFKVMMDEGASDLHLSAGSPPYFRIHGDMIRSNSAPLTHDDLKNLIFEIITEKQRKEFIENWELDCAYEIKGLGRFRCNIFMQKNGLAAVFRQIPTKILPLEKLNLPPSLYDLAAVDKGLILVTGPTGSGKSTTLAALINYINQKEQKHILTVEDPIEFVHANQKSLVNQREVSSHTQSFANALKAALREDPDVILVGEMRDLETIQLAITAAETGHVVFGTLHTNSAAKTLDRIVDVFPAGQQKQIQSMLSESLRGVISQTLLKKADGTGRVGAVEVLINNSAVANLIREGKNYQIPSVMQTNLKLGMLPLEQHLLQLVRAGMITKDQATETLVGMGRKPTLFQMAS, from the coding sequence ATGGCACAAATAGATGGTTTATTTAAAGTTATGATGGATGAAGGCGCTTCGGATTTGCACTTATCCGCAGGAAGCCCCCCTTATTTTAGAATTCATGGGGACATGATCCGCTCAAACTCTGCACCACTGACCCATGACGATTTAAAAAATCTAATTTTTGAAATCATCACCGAAAAACAACGCAAAGAGTTTATCGAAAACTGGGAACTAGATTGTGCTTATGAAATCAAGGGCTTAGGTCGTTTTAGATGTAACATCTTTATGCAAAAAAACGGTTTGGCGGCTGTGTTTCGTCAAATTCCTACTAAGATTTTGCCACTAGAAAAACTCAACCTGCCCCCCTCTTTATATGATCTAGCCGCTGTGGATAAGGGTTTGATCCTTGTTACTGGTCCTACAGGTTCTGGTAAATCAACCACTCTGGCTGCTCTTATTAACTATATTAACCAAAAAGAACAAAAACATATTCTTACGGTGGAAGATCCCATCGAATTCGTGCACGCCAACCAAAAGTCTTTGGTGAACCAACGTGAAGTTTCCAGCCATACACAGTCTTTTGCCAACGCGCTTAAAGCCGCACTTCGTGAAGATCCAGATGTCATTCTGGTTGGGGAGATGAGGGACTTAGAAACCATTCAGCTTGCCATCACAGCCGCAGAAACAGGACACGTGGTTTTCGGAACACTTCACACAAACAGTGCCGCCAAAACTTTGGATCGTATTGTTGACGTTTTCCCCGCAGGACAGCAAAAACAAATCCAATCTATGTTAAGTGAGTCTTTAAGGGGTGTAATTTCGCAGACCCTGCTTAAAAAGGCTGATGGAACTGGTCGTGTGGGAGCCGTAGAAGTTCTGATCAATAACAGCGCGGTCGCTAACTTGATCCGTGAAGGCAAAAACTATCAAATTCCATCTGTAATGCAGACCAACTTAAAGCTGGGCATGTTACCCCTTGAACAACATTTACTGCAACTTGTTAGAGCTGGCATGATCACCAAAGACCAAGCCACTGAAACTTTAGTGGGTATGGGCCGAAAGCCAACCCTATTCCAAATGGCCTCTTAG
- the deoC gene encoding deoxyribose-phosphate aldolase: protein MDLYIHPLFSMMSPMTINNYIDHTLLKPFAHEAQYTQLAEEAKEYNFYAICVPSSWIKHCKGVLQGSNVKIATVVGFPWGYTETESKASETLHAVKSGAHEIDFVTNLSWVKSQKFDLIKREFNVLRTSAPDSVIKVILETGALNTDEIEQLCRLALDAELDFVKTSTGFYEVGAQISAVKTMLSVVGGRVKIKASGGIKTYEQAQEYIGLGVSRIGCSESVNIFLQSENQKTKTLS from the coding sequence ATGGATTTGTATATTCATCCTCTTTTTTCTATGATGTCCCCCATGACTATAAATAACTATATTGACCATACCTTATTAAAACCTTTTGCCCATGAAGCCCAATACACTCAGCTAGCAGAAGAAGCCAAAGAATATAACTTTTACGCCATCTGTGTTCCCTCCTCTTGGATCAAGCACTGCAAGGGCGTTCTACAAGGAAGCAACGTTAAGATTGCTACCGTTGTGGGTTTTCCTTGGGGATATACGGAAACTGAAAGCAAAGCTTCGGAAACGCTTCATGCCGTAAAATCTGGGGCTCATGAAATTGATTTTGTAACCAACCTTTCTTGGGTGAAATCACAAAAGTTTGATCTGATCAAACGCGAGTTCAATGTATTAAGAACTTCAGCTCCTGACTCAGTGATCAAAGTGATTCTTGAAACAGGCGCTCTGAATACAGATGAAATTGAGCAACTGTGCCGCCTTGCTTTGGACGCAGAACTCGACTTTGTAAAAACCTCTACAGGCTTTTATGAGGTGGGAGCACAAATCTCGGCTGTAAAAACTATGCTTTCCGTTGTTGGAGGAAGGGTAAAGATCAAAGCCAGCGGGGGTATTAAAACTTATGAACAAGCACAAGAGTACATCGGCCTTGGTGTTTCAAGAATTGGTTGCTCTGAAAGTGTAAATATCTTTTTGCAATCTGAAAATCAGAAGACCAAAACATTATCATGA
- a CDS encoding thymidine phosphorylase gives MNIFDILSTSQQHKPLTAEQIEWLIHSYAEGKLPDYQLSAWLATVFLNPLTVEETFHLTKAIRETGHTMTWDFKAVDKHSTGGVGDKTSLIIGPLVASLGYKVPMISGRGLGHTGGTLDKLESIPGFKTQLPLPQFHEEVVSKNICFIGQTTEICPADKKLYALRDATHTVANIPLICSSIMSKKISEGLSGLALDVKFGSGAFMTSLEQCTALATRLLQIADKSQIKTFAALTSMDQPLGRYVGNRLEVLECVQIMQEPSRYKDEFSDNYELSILLSALMIVSVDERHNLDSALKLCREKLESGEVYSFFESIVINQHGSLKDFNIQAQETLLTAESEGFMHYTDVKEIGMAAVLLGAGRQTMEDVIDPHVGFYCYKKEGDEIKKGEPLFKIYFNDETRLNNCLQNLKKGFMVSRTAPPKIETVCRVLTTQNSEIVEVKYARNH, from the coding sequence ATGAATATTTTTGACATTCTCTCCACTTCACAACAACACAAGCCTTTGACTGCAGAGCAGATTGAATGGCTGATTCATTCTTACGCCGAAGGAAAGCTCCCTGACTATCAACTTTCGGCGTGGCTTGCGACAGTGTTTCTCAACCCACTGACTGTGGAAGAGACCTTTCACCTTACCAAAGCCATTCGAGAAACAGGTCATACTATGACTTGGGATTTTAAGGCCGTTGATAAGCACAGCACAGGTGGCGTGGGTGATAAAACCAGTCTGATCATCGGCCCACTTGTGGCCTCCTTGGGTTACAAAGTGCCCATGATCAGTGGACGTGGATTGGGACACACGGGAGGCACTCTCGATAAGTTGGAAAGTATCCCAGGATTTAAAACTCAACTCCCCCTTCCTCAATTTCATGAAGAGGTGGTATCTAAAAATATTTGTTTTATTGGACAAACTACAGAGATCTGCCCTGCTGATAAAAAACTCTACGCCCTTAGAGACGCCACACACACCGTGGCCAATATTCCTCTGATTTGTTCAAGTATTATGAGTAAAAAAATTTCTGAAGGTTTAAGCGGGCTTGCGCTTGATGTGAAATTTGGCAGTGGGGCTTTTATGACTTCCCTAGAACAATGCACGGCCCTTGCTACACGTCTTTTGCAAATTGCTGACAAAAGCCAAATTAAAACTTTTGCTGCTCTTACATCTATGGATCAACCCCTTGGCAGATATGTTGGCAACCGTTTAGAAGTTTTAGAATGTGTGCAGATCATGCAAGAGCCCTCTCGTTATAAAGACGAGTTTTCTGACAATTATGAACTCAGCATTCTGTTATCTGCTTTAATGATCGTCAGCGTGGACGAACGTCACAATCTTGATAGTGCCCTTAAGCTTTGCCGCGAAAAGCTTGAAAGCGGTGAGGTGTATTCTTTCTTTGAAAGTATTGTGATCAACCAACACGGCTCACTCAAAGATTTTAATATCCAGGCCCAAGAGACTCTGCTTACAGCAGAATCAGAAGGGTTCATGCACTACACGGATGTCAAAGAGATCGGAATGGCTGCCGTACTTTTAGGCGCAGGCAGACAAACTATGGAAGATGTCATCGACCCCCACGTCGGTTTTTATTGCTATAAAAAAGAAGGCGATGAAATCAAAAAAGGCGAACCCTTATTTAAAATTTATTTTAACGACGAAACCAGATTGAACAACTGTCTACAAAACCTCAAAAAGGGGTTTATGGTGAGCCGAACTGCTCCTCCAAAAATAGAAACTGTTTGCCGTGTACTTACAACTCAAAACTCAGAAATTGTTGAGGTCAAATATGCTAGAAATCATTGA
- a CDS encoding purine-nucleoside phosphorylase, whose protein sequence is MLEIIEKIDEAVKLIKSKTSVKPRVGITLGSGLNSVANSITVDTAIPFSDIPNFPKTTVEGHKGQLIIGHIGDVPVIAMQGRIHYYEGYSMQDVVFPTRVMALLGIHSLILTNSAGGMDEKMQAGDFMIITDHINLFGDHPLKGPNIEKYGPRFPDMTYAYNPELIATMEELFGELDIRYHKGVYCGVTGPTYETPAEIKFLKMVGGSAVGMSTVPEVIAANHLGLRVAGLSCITNMAAGITGLKLSHHEVQEVAGRVEKQFSKFLLEFVKSID, encoded by the coding sequence ATGCTAGAAATCATTGAGAAAATAGACGAAGCCGTAAAGCTCATTAAATCCAAGACGTCTGTCAAACCTCGAGTCGGTATCACCTTAGGTTCAGGGCTCAACTCCGTGGCCAATAGTATCACTGTCGACACGGCCATTCCCTTCTCGGATATTCCAAACTTCCCCAAAACCACTGTGGAAGGGCATAAGGGGCAATTGATCATAGGTCATATCGGGGATGTCCCCGTTATCGCCATGCAAGGGCGCATCCATTACTATGAGGGCTATTCCATGCAAGATGTGGTCTTCCCTACTCGTGTTATGGCTTTGCTGGGTATACACTCTTTGATTTTGACCAATTCTGCGGGTGGAATGGATGAAAAGATGCAAGCAGGAGATTTTATGATCATCACCGATCATATTAACCTTTTTGGAGATCATCCTCTTAAGGGACCCAACATTGAAAAGTACGGCCCCCGTTTTCCTGACATGACTTATGCTTACAATCCCGAATTGATCGCTACTATGGAAGAGCTTTTTGGTGAACTCGATATCAGATACCATAAGGGCGTTTACTGTGGGGTCACAGGTCCCACTTATGAAACCCCTGCTGAAATCAAGTTCTTAAAAATGGTCGGTGGATCGGCGGTAGGCATGTCCACCGTGCCTGAGGTGATCGCCGCAAACCACCTGGGGCTGCGCGTTGCAGGGCTGAGCTGTATTACAAATATGGCCGCAGGTATCACTGGACTAAAGCTCAGTCACCATGAGGTCCAAGAGGTGGCAGGGCGTGTAGAGAAACAATTTTCCAAATTCTTATTGGAATTTGTTAAAAGTATCGACTAG
- a CDS encoding S8 family serine peptidase, producing MKNLFFYKKSKSPNTTSEAYFRRYINNFLFPIAAISALLLSACQGPIEATLDTSRLSETCKNKLVSNEFIVKFKHESTYRTVKAEDAQTFFNDVVQPMEEQIEQYGLNFKFTHHNELSKFQRRRTFEKATTQPWVKALTRSEFLTHHGYFGQGVKIAVLDTGIDLRSAAFQNLLARSDSDFKGYNFAESNTDVQDYNGHGTMVSALIAAPESQAFNGETFEGGLAPQAELLPVKIFARDTRVTDLSTILKGLDYAISQKVDIINASWGGSDNCSALLENKLFEVWTNSILFVTSAGDSAKNLTHKPDFPASFNIPTMVVVSGINRNLEIPGRANYGGLVNLFAPSQDVPTLGLNHELVVESGTSLASAIAAGGAALLKSAFPDVALHTLSYALTHGSSVANPTAEMNIMDLKSSYLHLSSLQLLPQPQP from the coding sequence ATGAAAAACTTGTTTTTTTATAAAAAGTCAAAGTCGCCAAACACTACGTCAGAAGCCTATTTCCGAAGATATATAAATAATTTTTTATTTCCCATAGCCGCTATTTCCGCCCTCTTATTGTCTGCCTGTCAAGGTCCAATTGAAGCTACACTAGATACCAGTCGACTCAGCGAAACTTGTAAAAACAAACTGGTTTCAAATGAATTTATTGTAAAATTTAAGCACGAATCCACATACAGAACCGTCAAAGCCGAGGATGCTCAAACCTTTTTTAACGATGTGGTTCAACCTATGGAAGAACAGATCGAACAGTATGGTTTGAATTTTAAATTTACTCATCACAACGAACTTTCTAAGTTCCAGAGACGTCGTACTTTTGAGAAAGCCACCACCCAGCCTTGGGTTAAAGCCCTCACTCGCTCTGAATTTTTGACCCATCATGGATACTTCGGGCAAGGGGTTAAAATCGCTGTTTTAGATACAGGTATTGATTTAAGATCCGCCGCTTTTCAAAATCTTCTGGCTCGCAGTGACTCTGATTTTAAAGGCTATAACTTTGCTGAGAGTAATACCGATGTCCAAGACTATAACGGCCACGGAACTATGGTCAGCGCCCTGATTGCGGCCCCCGAAAGCCAAGCCTTTAACGGAGAGACCTTTGAAGGAGGCCTTGCCCCTCAAGCAGAGCTACTGCCTGTTAAAATTTTTGCTCGTGACACAAGAGTCACCGATCTTTCTACAATTTTAAAAGGCCTCGACTACGCCATCAGCCAGAAGGTGGACATCATCAACGCCAGCTGGGGCGGGTCTGACAACTGCTCGGCTTTATTAGAAAATAAGCTTTTTGAAGTCTGGACAAACAGCATTCTTTTTGTCACTTCCGCAGGTGACAGTGCAAAAAATTTGACCCATAAACCTGATTTTCCTGCTTCGTTTAATATTCCCACAATGGTGGTGGTGTCTGGCATTAACCGCAATTTGGAGATCCCTGGACGAGCCAATTACGGGGGGCTTGTGAATCTTTTTGCGCCTAGCCAAGATGTACCAACGCTGGGTCTGAATCACGAGCTTGTTGTCGAGTCAGGCACAAGTTTGGCCTCTGCCATTGCAGCAGGTGGGGCCGCGCTTTTAAAGTCAGCTTTTCCCGATGTAGCTTTGCATACCCTATCCTATGCTCTGACCCACGGCTCAAGTGTTGCAAATCCCACAGCAGAAATGAACATAATGGACCTAAAAAGCTCCTATTTGCACCTCTCATCACTGCAACTTTTGCCTCAGCCCCAACCATAA